From the genome of Torulaspora globosa chromosome 2, complete sequence, one region includes:
- the AVT2 gene encoding Avt2p (ancestral locus Anc_1.80), protein MVTSEMPSVKGYSKLNDNEGSLPTELEFELTDFDVEPMRKENTVEPRYNEVEANSNEHSIVTKLIRENEKKSTMRWAFMNMANSILGAGVIGQPFAIRNCGIIGGLMAFIALSFLVDWTLRLIVINLTVASKKTYQDTVEHVMGRKGRYLVLFSNGLFAFGGCVGFCIIIGDTIPQVLRAFLGSSHFLLRRNVIITLVTLFISYPLSLQKNIEALSRASFLALLSMAMIVFSVIIRGPMVERTLKGSKLTLENIFFTPRIFRGISVISFALVCHHNTSFIFFSMKNRSLQKFSRLTHISVCVSMIFCMVLGYSGYSVFRDATKGNILNNFPENDIMINIARLCFGFNMLTTFPLEIFVLRDVIGALFISQNSTDNVESDSMSAVRHFVITTTCVFSTMSIALTTCNLGALFELIGATTASTMAYILPPYTNLILTKEAKTMRQKTPHYMSIAFGFLIMIVSSTQTITESLRDGEQKHCNF, encoded by the coding sequence ATGGTTACGAGTGAAATGCCTAGTGTAAAGGGTTATTCTAAACTGAATGATAATGAGGGAAGTCTGCCTACCGAATTGGAATTTGAATTGACAgattttgatgttgaaCCAATGAGGAAAGAGAACACTGTCGAACCAAGATACaatgaagttgaagcaaATTCGAATGAACACAGCATAGTGACAAAGCTGATAcgagaaaatgaaaagaagtCCACAATGCGCTGGGCATTTATGAATATGGCAAATAGCATTCTAGGGGCAGGAGTGATTGGACAACCATTTGCAATCAGGAACTGTGGTATTATTGGCGGATTAATGGCTTTCATCGCCCTATCTTTCCTTGTAGACTGGACTTTGAGACTCATCGTTATTAATCTAACGGTAGCCAGTAAGAAAACATATCAAGACACTGTCGAGCATGTTATGGGACGGAAAGGCAGATATTTGGTGCTTTTTTCGAACGGACTCTTTGCTTTTGGTGGTTGTGTCGGGTTTTGCATTATTATTGGAGATACTATTCCACAGGTTCTTAGAGCTTTCCTCGGTTCTTCTCACTTTCTTCTGAGAAGGAATGTCATCATAACACTTGTTACGCTGTTTATTTCGTACCCgctttctttgcagaagaacatCGAGGCGCTCTCCAGGGCATCGTTCTTAGCGCTCCTAAGCATGGCTATGATTGTCTTCAGCGTCATCATCCGAGGGCCAATGGTGGAAAGAACCTTAAAGGGCTCCAAACTGACTCTCGAAAATATTTTCTTTACGCCTAGAATTTTTCGTGGTATTTCGGTGATATCTTTTGCATTGGTGTGCCACCATAATACCagtttcatcttcttctcaatgaaAAACAGAAGTCTacaaaaattttccagattGACACATATAAGTGTTTGCGTTTCAATGATTTTCTGCATGGTTTTAGGTTACTCTGGTTACTCTGTGTTCAGAGACGCAACAAAAGGCAATATCCTCAACAATTTTCCTGAAAACGATATAATGATCAACATTGCTCGATTGTGCTTCGGATTTAACATGCTCACAACATTCCCATTAGAGATCTTTGTTTTGAGAGACGTGATAGGGGCTCTTTTTATATCGCAAAACTCTACGGATAATGTTGAGTCTGACAGCATGTCAGCGGTAAGGCATTTTGTTATAACAACGACGTGCGTCTTCTCAACGATGTCAATAGCTTTGACCACCTGCAATTTGGGCGCATTGTTCGAATTGATTGGCGCTACGACGGCTTCGACAATGGCGTATATTTTGCCGCCTTACACAAATCTAATCTTGACAAAAGAAGCCAAGACTATGCGACAGAAAACTCCTCATTATATGTCAATCGCTTTTGGATTCCTTATCATGATTGTTAGTAGCACTCAAACGATAACCGAGTCTCTCAGAGATGGAGAGCAAAAGCATTGCAACTTTTAA
- the TOF1 gene encoding Tof1p (ancestral locus Anc_1.79), translating to MSESEAPHATNEDSSLTVLKARIALLATAIGGPDYTSKLDPPPYKLGDDCLACLRDLKRWFKLVDDQQNRWDVAMACANYRILIDDLLPILIDWENKCYLAAKLSKEDNSNATSVFRNKEYHDSIALNCLQLMVLMTWPLILTEQSPSHQVALYTDLKKHQLSYKKQILLADDGKVLKAANRLAVNVLKINKVDRTPRENMVLRLVLHFFRNILAIEPGELSICAKQKSSSRGISSADMLPPDVSMDDISLNAVISAFHRNKVFGLLLTLSSSPAGEFDQEFINLPVMEVLFFLIKDLDHRVLITARKCKLQGSAEDEYSTAGLQLTQLLEKERRLKKIVVQNTSSRHSRFGALLSIQTHDNVRLTVSGGQNLLDDGSALKKLDNRKKWKKRVSTRQDDVVDKGLPNSLLNSQLKSVHLHSTTLKGFITFLENFIASAFNNVLHRITNHFTTELDQMTILQQVQYLLYYSWFLGYNREQRKLDGSVDATSVSGAVAETTFILVSSLLRKGYDEKNWIVTHAAMIAFNELLLLIGDESFKLSDDADFILPRLFNSERIQLLASLPKSSLRYSLQYMKSCVQLTHTALRTFEAYDNDSKLTISGNGKHERKASFSESDIASLMQSENLDRDEALELLSSSPKKYTINFEKVQRCYMNEPTIDSYISFLQRFKELDEEDLKRGLSFLHRVLTQSTEESLLFRIDLIVLLRDILSPQGISNASRLRKHFEDLSNYFLHSLKKKLKKSPAWFTGLLFPLLHDSEVGFYQKYCETKVIKKSAFYAVLPSRFKPIESEEELPSSHLLDMHFGILVSSLIDDGKQELVDGVIKHLSTIISDASINLNQNISNNTKSVKELVLDPDTNHDSLYFDKDFRALLARAGYCLPSTIKERCYISDGMEIAELDRNLQIITKYMTTPFETPNGLPSSSYLIRPKVNRDTGLEEQKEGDGDEPYDYTNPMIVSDSEANMVDDNGYFNDLQGSMMAEFDGREISKGLAKTKKSKNKRRTARSKKTSDADNNKHIRREKVLLSSKEFINDSDDEDFVNPVFFENEMYMRFLIDKHGGQLPDTKYTEFGKFAAERMANNGRTKNDFRNLFDGAIPQISDLRNGDFASTGPDKTLFSLSGLVSAQIEANTTNDGQIVSVESSNTKINENPEKPNSQVSTETRFANDDGSVSETPMTPTEQEDEHEMGHLARKRRRIFVEDDED from the coding sequence ATGAGTGAATCAGAGGCTCCACATGCAACTAATGAAGATTCGTCTTTGACAGTTCTTAAGGCAAGGATCGCATTACTAGCGACAGCGATTGGTGGTCCTGACTATACTTCGAAATTGGATCCTCCGCCTTATAAGCTGGGAGATGACTGTTTGGCGTGTCTCAGAGATCTAAAAAGATGGTTTAAACTGGTTGATGACCAGCAGAATAGGTGGGACGTTGCGATGGCTTGTGCGAATTATCGCATTTTGATAGACGATTTACTGCCAATTCTGATAGACTGGGAAAACAAATGCTATCTAGCAGCTAAGCTCTCCAAGGAGGACAACTCGAATGCTACCTCAGTGTTCAGAAACAAAGAATACCATGACAGCATTGCACTAAACTGCCTACAGCTAATGGTTTTGATGACCTGGCCTTTAATTCTAACAGAACAGTCTCCATCGCATCAGGTGGCACTTTATACCGATCTCAAGAAGCACCAATTGAGCTACAAGAAGCAAATTTTATTAGCTGACGATGGGAAAGTGCTCAAGGCGGCAAATAGGCTGGCCGTGAATGTGCTTAAAATCAACAAAGTGGACAGGACGCCGAGGGAAAACATGGTACTTCGATTAGTGCTTCATTTCTTTAGAAATATTTTGGCAATAGAGCCTGGTGAGCTGAGCATATGTGCAAAGCAAAAATCCTCCTCTCGTGGCATTAGCTCCGCGGATATGCTGCCGCCAGATGTTTCGATGGATGATATAAGCTTGAATGCCGTTATCTCAGCGTTTCACCGCAATAAGGTGTTCGGATTACTGCTGACCTTATCAAGCTCCCCCGCCGGTGAGTTTGATCAAGAGTTCATAAACCTCCCTGTTATGGAAgttcttttcttcttgattaaAGACCTCGACCACAGGGTTTTGATTACAGCAAGGAAATGCAAGCTTCAAGGCTCCGCAGAGGATGAATACTCTACCGCTGGATTACAACTGACGCAACTGTTAGAAAAAGAGCGTAGGCTTAAAAAAATAGTTGTACAGAACACATCCAGTAGACACTCGAGGTTCGGTGCCCTGCTATCTATTCAAACGCATGACAATGTACGTTTAACGGTATCAGGCGGCCAAAATCTGCTGGATGATGGTTCTGCACTTAAGAAACTAGATAAcaggaagaagtggaagaagagagtAAGCACAAGACAGGATGATGTAGTAGACAAAGGACTACCCAACAGCTTACTGAACTCACAATTAAAATCTGTTCATCTGCATAGCACTACCTTGAAGGGCTTTATAACTTTCCTCGAGAATTTCATCGCATCAGCATTTAACAATGTACTGCATCGGATAACAAATCACTTCACAACAGAATTAGACCAGATGAcgattcttcagcaggTCCAATATCTTCTATACTATTCGTGGTTTTTGGGTTATAACAGAGAGCAGCGCAAACTGGATGGTTCAGTTGATGCAACATCTGTATCTGGGGCAGTGGCAGAGACAACTTTTATTCTAGTTAGCTCATTACTGAGGAAGGGCTACGACGAAAAGAATTGGATTGTCACCCACGCAGCAATGATTGCATTCAATGAATTATTGCTGCTGATAGGCGATGagtctttcaaactttcaGATGATGCTGATTTTATTCTTCCAAGACTGTTCAATAGCGAGAGAATCCAGCTTCTGGCAAGCTTGCCAAAGAGTTCCCTCCGATACTCCTTACAATATATGAAAAGCTGCGTCCAACTTACCCATACAGCTCTCAGAACATTTGAAGCGTACGACAATGACTCAAAGCTCACCATTTCAGGAAATGGTAAGCATGAACGCAAAGCTAGCTTTTCAGAATCCGATATAGCTAGTTTGATGCAATCTGAAAATTTGGATAGAGACGAGGCCTTGGAGCTTTTGAGTTCCTCCCCCAAAAAATACACAATTAACTTTGAGAAAGTGCAAAGATGCTACATGAATGAACCTACTATTGACTCCTACATCAGctttttgcaaagatttAAGGAAttggatgaggaagatcttAAAAGAGGTTTATCTTTCCTTCACAGAGTACTCACCCAGAGTACTGAAGAATCATTATTATTTCGAATTGATCTAATAGTGCTGCTGAGAGATATACTCTCTCCTCAAGGGATTTCGAATGCCTCGCGACTCAGAAAGcatttcgaagatctcTCAAACTATTTCCTACACAGTTTAAAGAAAAAGCTCAAAAAATCACCAGCATGGTTCACCGGTCTGCTTTTCCCTCTCTTGCATGATAGTGAGGTCGGATTCTATCAGAAATATTGTGAGACGAAGGTGATAAAAAAGAGTGCATTTTACGCAGTGCTACCCAGTAGATTTAAACCGATTGAATcggaagaagagcttccGAGCTCGCATTTACTGGATATGCATTTTGGTATTCTCGTTTCATCACTTATAGATGATGGCAAACAGGAATTGGTGGATGGCGTAATAAAACACTTGTCAACAATCATAAGCGATGCATCAATAAACCTGAATCAAAATATTTCTAATAATACTAAATCCGTCAAGGAGTTGGTATTAGATCCAGACACTAATCATGATTCCTTGTATTTCGATAAAGATTTTAGAGCTCTACTCGCCAGAGCAGGCTACTGTCTACCATCGACTATAAAGGAAAGATGTTACATCTCCGATGGTATGGAAATTGCAGAATTAGATCGAAATCTCCAAATAATAACAAAGTACATGACTACTCCATTTGAAACACCCAACGGTTTGCCCTCATCATCATATTTGATAAGGCCTAAAGTCAATAGAGATACTGGCCTCGAGGAGCAGAAGGAAGGGGATGGCGACGAGCCATATGACTATACTAATCCTATGATAGTTTCCGATAGTGAAGCAAACATGGTGGACGATAACGGTTACTTTAATGACTTGCAAGGAAGCATGATGGCCGAGTTTGATGGTAGAGAGATCAGTAAGGGATTGGCGAAAacgaagaaatcgaagaaCAAGAGAAGGACAGCCCGCTCGAAGAAGACTTCGGACGCAGATAATAATAAGCATATCCGAAGAGAGAAGGTTTTACTGTCTAGTAAAGAATTCATCAATGATTCcgacgatgaagatttTGTAAACCCTGTATTCTTCGAGAATGAAATGTACATGAGATTCTTGATTGACAAGCATGGGGGACAATTGCCGGATACAAAGTACACAGAATTTGGCAAATttgcagctgaaagaatgGCAAATAACGGCAGAACAAAGAACGATTTCCGCAATCTCTTTGATGGTGCTATTCCCCAGATTTCTGATCTTCGTAATGGTGACTTCGCTAGCACTGGACCGGATAAGACGCTTTTTAGTCTATCAGGTCTCGTTTCAGCACAAATCGAAGCAAACACAACCAACGATGGCCAAATAGTGTCCGTCGAATCTTCCAATACAAAAATCAACGAGAATCCCGAAAAACCTAACTCTCAGGTATCAACAGAAACTAGGTTTGCCAATGACGACGGCTCTGTATCAGAAACCCCAATGACACCGACAGAACAAGAGGATGAACATGAAATGGGCCATCTGGCTAGaaaaaggagaagaataTTTGTAgaggatgatgaggatTAA
- the SEC2 gene encoding guanine nucleotide exchange factor SEC2 (ancestral locus Anc_1.81) — translation MEGLSEESERVSVQISSLSTQLIESIEKQSQLEERLNKANRTIQIQKSIVDQYEEFKLVFDGLERKYNGQTEEIEKLKEELAAEKELRSAAQKTVEELNTEIEDLTASLFNEANKMVATARKEGHALEVENTKLTEQLREKDSILEILNLQVKNLKKILQNVEEESMAKTAPHVKPSTTDNDKSGSTLLLNRASTSSSSKLHEQLSGPIYSPNIRSIRYDLDLYKEFMKFIAVLPRCETLKEASSSSKLLRRLINDEIQPILRLDNASGLGWIVRRTLMSLMMEGLVVVEPLSGINENFQYGSPTLKSSEFRHANLSNTKDNHLFNFPLDSPPIAVHDKCSFCSEARDDVLEHARMYVLKTQNKLEDGSLVITNSFPLCRYCLLKVRQTCEIFAFLRSLKLGTWNLEKVTLTSVAKDEGRATNGGSRDEGSPRKEGKSSHRLSVIGGTTKTEPQVDTKVELAGSPTSNIQRAWLQLCKLRSALHWTHIGIWSIDDSIGQKIGPLVTPINEEGDAGDISPIVVGGSNFSLGKADSEDFTIKKGDDGEPTESETFDFEGKNASPATSVHDVELSINKGEADICRPASTNASEERDTTVRRVNDKESSQGLNVRDSNIERSPSTSKLIESTDAENDRSNTSSGDEIGLQQNNFSSFGPQETGHKEPPNDCNGQPETNDEISNDEEAYGDALDNHGLDEVKHVTSAQGQALS, via the coding sequence ATGGAGGGTCTATCTGAAGAGTCTGAAAGGGTTTCCGTTCAGATCTCCTCCTTGTCAACTCAACTCATCGAGAGCATCGAAAAACAATCCCAGCTAGAAGAAAGACTAAATAAAGCTAACAGAACGATCCAAATTCAGAAGAGCATTGTTGATCAGTATGAGGAATTTAAGCTGGTGTTTGATGGATTAGAGAGGAAATATAATGGCCAAACCGAAGAAATagaaaagctgaaagaagaattaGCCgcagagaaagagcttcgATCTGCCGCTCAAAAGACAGTGGAGGAATTGAACACGGAGATTGAAGATTTAACAGCATCGCTATTTAATGAAGCAAATAAGATGGTGGCAACTGCTCGCAAAGAAGGGCATGCGCTTGAAGTGGAGAACACCAAGTTAACGGAACAGCTACGAGAAAAAGACTCGATACTCGAGATTTTGAACCTTCAGGtgaagaatctcaagaagatattgCAAAATGTAGAAGAGGAAAGTATGGCAAAGACAGCGCCCCATGTGAAACCTTCGACGACAGATAACGACAAATCTGGATCGACCTTACTGCTAAACAGGGCTTCCACTTCAAGCTCAAGCAAATTACATGAACAACTCTCGGGACCAATTTACTCGCCAAATATAAGATCTATTCGTTATGATCTCGACTTGTACAAAGAATTTATGAAATTCATTGCTGTTTTGCCTCGCTGTGAGACACTGAAGGAAGCGTCGTCTAGCTCGAAGTTACTGAGGAGGTTGATAAACGATGAAATACAACCAATCTTGAGGCTAGACAACGCCAGCGGGCTGGGGTGGATTGTTAGAAGGACTTTAATGTCATTAATGATGGAGGGATTAGTTGTTGTAGAGCCTCTGAGTGGAATCAATGAAAATTTCCAGTACGGCTCgccaactttgaaaagctcaGAGTTCAGGCACGCTAACTTAAGCAATACAAAGGATAACCATCTGTTCAATTTTCCCTTGGACTCGCCACCAATCGCCGTTCATGACAAGTGCTCATTTTGTTCTGAAGCCCGAGATGACGTTCTAGAACATGCCAGGATGTACGTTCTTAAAACTCAGAATAAGTTAGAGGATGGTTCGCTCGTTATTACCAATAGCTTTCCACTTTGTCGGTATTGTTTACTGAAAGTGAGACAAACCTGCGAGATCTTCGCATTTTTAAGGTCCTTGAAGCTTGGCACTTGGAACCTTGAGAAAGTGACTTTGACCAGTGTGGCGAAAGATGAAGGACGTGCAACTAATGGTGGCTCGAGAGACGAGGGAAGCCCgagaaaagaaggaaagtCGTCGCATAGATTGAGCGTTATAGGAGGTACAACTAAAACGGAACCGCAAGTGGATACGAAGGTCGAACTGGCAGGGTCTCCCACGAGCAACATCCAGAGAGCATGGTTGCAGCTGTGTAAACTGCGCTCCGCTTTGCATTGGACCCACATTGGAATCTGGTCTATTGATGACTCCATAGGCCAGAAGATAGGTCCACTGGTGACTCCCATTAACGAAGAGGGTGATGCAGGTGATATCTCGCCGATTGTAGTTGGTGGCAGTAACTTTTCACTTGGAAAAGCAGACTCGGAGGATTTCACAATAAAGAAGGGCGACGATGGAGAGCCCACGGAGAGTGAAACTTTTGACTTCGAAGGCAAGAATGCATCCCCAGCGACAAGCGTCCATGATGTGGAATTATCGATAAATAAAGGCGAAGCAGACATTTGCAGACCAGCGAGTACGAACGCATCAGAGGAGCGTGACACTACTGTCAGACGAGTAAACGACAAAGAATCTTCTCAAGGACTAAACGTCAGAGACTCAAACATAGAAAGATCGCCATCAACATCAAAGTTAATTGAGTCAACTGATGCAGAAAACGACCGGTCAAATACTTCTTCTGGCGATGAGATTGGACTACAACAGAACAACTTCTCATCATTTGGCCCTCAAGAGACTGGGCACAAGGAGCCCCCAAATGATTGCAATGGCCAACCTGAAACAAATGACGAGATATCtaacgatgaagaggcgTATGGAGATGCTCTTGATAACCACGGTTTAGATGAGGTAAAGCACGTGACCTCAGCTCAAGGGCAGGCTTTATCTTAG